Proteins encoded within one genomic window of Arachis ipaensis cultivar K30076 chromosome B08, Araip1.1, whole genome shotgun sequence:
- the LOC110266156 gene encoding uncharacterized protein LOC110266156 encodes MEEKLDIMFHHGGDFKKNAEGIMIYSPDNKACLGDLDTDTLDVFYIRNYHRELGYNDIKQCWWYVPGKCLEKGLRNVNSDIEIREMVNCARTNEGLIDIYFEHTVSVPEVLEGDNTVVYLDDHGGEGCNAGTDTDVSPPVTETHAIIVAPPIPKVVLNTSCKSSPKKNRTSLRQSQPSHSQNCNPSKTTKPVKKNNSPKVTKPTKPTQLTKPTKISQPTKSSQNTKSDRSKKQKLFKRPSISRRPCTRSAARGFTSKVFNNEVPFDVSSDSSDSEEDSMFKPGPDEGSSSESEATGIDPKTGSRIRRNMIHATVGKRNISPLGKGKEKILHEDDGLVEEVSDAEVDLGFVGCVHEGVEDDLDPGVDSDGTNSWHSEEMKTPPNSEDELEEGNESEEANSLFREGARFGELHLEVGMKFETKWEFREAVREYTIQEGRSIKIVKNDNIRYRAVCKVKECPWVAYASRDHEDTC; translated from the coding sequence ATGGAGGAGAAGTTGGACATCATGTTTCATCATGGGGGTGACTTCAAAAAAAATGCAGAAGGAATTATGATATATTCTCCGGACAATAAGGCCTGTTTAGGTGATCTAGACACTGATACTTTGGATGTGTTCTACATAAGGAACTACCATAGGGAGCTTGGGTACAATGACATTAAACAGTGCTGGTGGTATGTTCCTGGAAAATGTTTGGAGAAGGGGTTGAGAAATGTAAACAGTGACATAGAGATAAGAGAGATGGTGAATTGTGCTAGGACAAATGAGGGATTGATTGATATATATTTCGAGCATACAGTGTCAGTGCCGGAGGTGTTAGAGGGAGATAACACAGTTGTGTACTTGGATGATCATGGTGGAGAGGGATGTAATGCAGGTACAGATACTGATGTGAGTCCCCCAGTTACAGAGACTCATGCAATCATAGTTGCTCCTCCTATCCCTAAGGTTGTACTCAACACTTCTTGCAAATCCAGTCCCAAAAAAAACAGAACATCTCTACGGCAATCACAACCATCACACTCCCAAAACTGCAATCCTTCCAAGACAACCAAACCTGTGAAGAAGAACAACTCCCCAAAAGTCACCAAGCCCACCAAGCCCACCCAGCTCACCAAGCCCACCAAAATCAGCCAGCCCACGAAATCCAGTCAGAACACCAAATCAGATAGGAGCAAGAAGCAGAAACTGTTTAAGAGACCAAGTATTTCCAGGAGACCCTGCACACGGTCTGCTGCTAGAGGATTTACTAGCAAAGTGTTTAACAATGAAGTTCCCTTTGATGTATCTTCTGATTCCTCTGATAGTGAAGAGGATAGCATGTTCAAGCCAGGTCCGGATGAGGGTAGTTCCTCTGAATCTGAGGCTACAGGGATTGATCCTAAAACTGGGAGTAGGATTAGGAGAAACATGATACATGCTACGGTGGGTAAGAGAAATATTAGTCCACTAGGTAAAGGGAAGGAGAAGATATTACATGAAGACGATGGTTTGGTGGAGGAGGTGAGCGACGCTGAGGTTGACCTTGGGTTTGTGGGTTGTGTTCATGAAGGGGTAGAGGATGACCTAGACCCAGGTGTTGACTCAGATGGCACCAATTCTTGGCACTCGGAGGAGATGAAGACGCCTCCAAACTCAGAAGATGAGCTGGAGGAAGGAAATGAATCTGAAGAGGCAAATTCGCTGTTTAGGGAGGGTGCAAGGTTTGGAGAGCTGCACCTTGAGGTAGGCATGAAGTTCGAAACTAAATGGGAATTTAGAGAAGCTGTGAGAGAATATACAATCCAAGAGGGAAGGAGCATAAAGATAGTGAAAAATGATAACATTAGGTACAGGGCGGTGTGTAAGGTGAAAGAGTGCCCATGGGTGGCTTATGCATCAAGAGACCATGAAGACACATGTTGA